A part of Doryrhamphus excisus isolate RoL2022-K1 chromosome 8, RoL_Dexc_1.0, whole genome shotgun sequence genomic DNA contains:
- the wdr62 gene encoding WD repeat-containing protein 62 isoform X1: MAERADSGALYAAKRKQAARRKSRQGRHRTTGNRVRLEKVLGISTVSSSGLTSDPNSGLVAYPAGCVVVLLHPQTNKQSHIINTSRKPFSALAFSHDGKHLVTGESGHMPCVRVWEVGGGQVAEVQNHKYGVSCVAFSTSSCYIVSVGYQHDMNVCVWDWRKGSIIASNKVSSRVSAISFSQDNSYFVTAGHRHVKFWYLNASKEQQVNSTVPLIGRSGLLGDHNKCVFSGVACGRGRMASNTYCITSSALLCHFNASRQLEAWVDLETTSASCLVLTEDLIFCGCSGGIIRAFSSSNLHYITTLPRPHRQGVELMQPSPSSSKPAAHYPDTVALTYDATSGHLSCVYSDHSVYVWDVADVRNVKKLYSALYHSSCVWDLQVYPQLPDPSLACLPPSSFLTCSSDNTIRLWHADSAPRHNNLYSKDLLRILHVGGGAQHLQGDGDKSEAAGADGKPGIRVLGISPDGRHLATGDRGGNLRIFDLEFLDELVKIEAHDSEVLSLEFSPTSAGVKLLATASRDRLIHVFDVEKDYSLVQTLNDHSASIIALKFAGESPEVRMVSCGADKSIYFQTAERMAEEDVSFCRAHHVVEKVALHDMDLDSSRTHVAIACQDRNVRVYNVETGKLKKCLKGSTSDEGALLKLHLDPSGSFLATSSSDKNISILDYKSGECVATLFGHSEVVTCMKFSQDCRHLITVARDSCVFVWRLDSHMTSTMRSRRAPLATKAPSSIRRETFITTPSCLLAHVEEERAKLQTPARRSPEGPPPLQSNGKLPLWFRKLQGQTAGCLQAQPHPEHQVRNRWLEGMDPSTICLNFSTSPSRSPQEEGEVEEEVEEEAEIAGGDWTCSSSTTDRDFDVQHVSSLSLSKSGEEGVEPGWTSQLSPDSACFEGSGGSFEPQHDTADMDSLSQASSGPDEDEDEDQSSAPTEEKFDTDLRAMKPAEDRFFLNPRLSISTRFLSRFQHRLGGVPSKAATTVTIPSMISEDVGNTTVNSESLCAAATSDLTAKEGNSVTSNRSIIRRRRSSSMISRLHRHQPPRRRRTVVVFQCSQYATSRTLDTVQQGLPHLGYLGTTASSRAKASQDPPVGPAREEDKEQVLTCDLQTIRHDPHMDQSSSETSVLSQTPAGNPQLMAIPSEVVMSPLSSMDDTLTNHILGSSLSDITTKVSSDEETQEEVVGEAPRMPTAESCSVASAPSESPAPSQTGPAYGVERVSLSQCEQVADELRRTTRQAMDMFNHLAATTCGGEQMEAILWEAFELVESELKALMHARQRRTLWQSGR, from the exons gtGCGCCTTGAGAAAGTTCTTGGGATCAGCACAGTCAGCAGCAGTGGCTTGACCTCTGACCCAAACTCTGGGCTGGTTGCCTATCCCGCAGG GTGTGTGGTCGTGTTGCTCCACCCGCAGACCAACAAACAAAGTCACATTATCAACACGTCCAG AAAGCCTTTCAGTGCGCTGGCGTTTTCTCACGATGGCAAACATCTGGTCACTGGCGAG AGCGGTCACATGCcctgcgtgcgtgtgtgggagGTCGGCGGAGGTCAAGTTGCTGAAGTTCAGAATCATAAATATGGAGTTTCCTGTGTGGCCTTTTCCACCAGCAGCTGTTACATCGTCTCCGTGGGATACCAGCATgacatgaatgtgtgtgtgtgggactgGCGG AAGGGGTCAATCATTGCCTCTAATAAAGTGTCCAGCAGAGTGTCGGCCATCTCTTTCTCCCAGGATAACAGCTACTTTGTCACCGCTGGCCACAGACATGTCAAATTTTGGTACTTGAACGCCTCCAAGGAGCAGCAG GTCAACAGCACAGTTCCCCTTATTGGTCGGTCAGGGTTGCTGGGCGACCATAACAAGTGTGTCTTCAGTGGAGTGGCGTGTGGGCGTGGCCGCATGGCATCCAACACCTATTGCATCACCAGCTCTGCCTTGCTTTGTCATTTCAATGCCAGCCGGCAGCTTGAAGCCTGGGTTGACCTCGAG ACGACGTCGGCAAGCTGCCTGGTGCTGACCGAGGACTTGATTTTCTGTGGTTGTTCCGGTGGTATAATCCGAGCGTTCTCATCTTCAAACCTCCACTACATCACTACCCTCCCTCGACCTCACCGCCAGGGGGTGGAGCTTATGCAGCCCAG CCCTTCAAGTTCCAAACCTGCAGCCCACTATCCTGACACCGTGGCTCTGACGTATGACGCCACGTCCGGACACCTGAGCTGCGTGTACAGTGACCACAGCGTTTATGTTTGGGATGTTGCAGACGTGAGGAACGTGAAGAAACTGTACTCCGCTCTGTATCACAGCAGCTGTGTTTGGGACCTCCAG GTGTATCCACAGCTGCCAGATCCCTCTCTGGCTTGTCTGCCTCCTTCGTCCTTCCTCACCTGCTCATCCGACAACACCATCAGGCTGTGGCATGCTGACTCCGCCCCCCGACACAACAACCTCTACAGCAAA gACCTGCTGAGGATTTTACATGTGGGGGGCGGCGCGCAGCACCTCCAGGGGGATGGGGACAAGTCGGAGGCAGCAGGTGCTGATGGAAAGCCTGGGATCAGAGTCCTAGGGATCAGTCCCGATGGACGACACCTGGCGACTGGAGACCGCGGTGGAAACCTACG GATCTTTGATTTGGAGTTTCTGGATGAGCTGGTCAAGATTGAGGCGCACGACTCTGAGGTCTTGTCTCTGGAGTTCTCTCCCACTTCCGCAG GTGTGAAGCTGCTCGCGACCGCCAGCAGAGACCGACTCATTCACGTCTTTGACGTGGAGAAGGACTACAGTCTGGTACAGACGCTCAACGATCACTCCGCCTCCATCATCGCCCTCAAGTTTGCAG GTGAAAGTCCAGAGGTGCGGATGGTGAGCTGTGGAGCCGATAAGAGCATCTACTTCCAGACAGCTGAGCGG ATGGCAGAGGAGGACGTCTCCTTCTGCAGGGCACATCACGTGGTGGAAAAGGTAGCACTGCACGACATGGACTTGGACTCTTCAAGGACACACGTCGCTATTGCCTGTCAGGACAGAAATGTCCG ggtgTACAACGTGGAGACAGGAAAGCTAAAGAAATGTCTGAAAGGATCAACGAGTGACGAAGGAGCTTTGCTGAAG CTCCACTTGGATCCATCAGGCTCATTCCTCGCCACCAGCTCCTCTGACAAAAACATCTCCATCTTGGACTACAAGTCAGGAGAGTGCGTTGCCACCTTGTTTGGACATTCAG AGGTTGTGACGTGTATGAAATTCAGTCAAGACTGCAGACACCTCATCACCGTGGCCAGGGACAG TTGCGTGTTTGTGTGGCGGCTAGACTCCCACATGACCAGCACCATGAGAAGCAGACGGGCCCCGTTGGCGACAAAGGCCCCCAGCAGCATCAG GAGGGAAACCTTCATCACTACACCGTCCTGCTTGCTAGCTCACGTAGAGGAGGAGCGGGCAAAGCTCCAGACACCAGCCAGACGCAGCCCCGAAG GACCTCCGCCACTGCAATCCAACGGCAAGCTGCCCTTGTGGTTCCGAAAACTG CAAGGTCAGACTGCTGGCTGCCTCCAAGCCCAACCACATCCAGAACATCAAGTGCGGAATCGCTGGCTGGAAGGAATGGACCCTTCGACCATCTGCTTGAACTTCTCTACCAGTCCCAGCAGGAGCCCGCAGGAGGAAGGGGAGGTGGAAGAGGAGGTGGAAGAGGAGGCTGAG ATTGCAGGTGGTGACTGGACCTGCTCCTCGTCCACCACTGACAG GGATTTTGATGTCCAGCATGTGTCTTCTTTGAGCTTGTCAAAGAGCGGAGAAGAAGGGGTGGAGCCAGGTTGGACCAGTCAGCTGAGCCCGGACTCTGCCTGCTTTGAGGGGTCAGGAGGCAGTTTTGAGCCGCAGCACGACACCG CAGACATGGACTCTCTGAGTCAGGCCAGTTCAGGCCCGGAtgaggacgaggacgaggacCAAAGTTCTGCTCCAACTGAAG AAAAGTTTGACACTGATCTGCGCGCCATGAAGCCGGCTGAGGACAGATTCTTTTTGAACCCGCGCCTCAGCATCTCCACACGCTTCCTGTCCCGCTTTCAGCACCGCCTCGG GGGGGTGCCGAGCAAAGCCGCAACCACCGTCACCATTCCGAGCATGATATCAGAGGACGTCGGCAACACAACG GTGAATTCCGAGTCGCTCTGCGCCGCTGCGACGTCTGATCTGACAGCGAAAGAAGGAAACAGCG TGACATCTAACAGATCCATCATCCGACGGAGACGCTCCTCCTCCATGATCTCCCGTTTGCATCGCCATCAGCCACCACGCAGACGACGCACTGTGGTGGTCTTCCAATGCAGTCagt ATGCCACCTCCAGGACACTGGACACTGTCCAGCAGGGATTGCCACACCTCGGCTACCTGGGAACCACGGCCAGCTCCAGAGCCAAGGCCAGTCAGGACCCACCCGTCGGTCCGGCCCGAGAGGAGGACAAGGAGCAAGTCTTGACTTGTGACCTCCAGACCATCAGACATGATCCGCATATGGACCAGAGCAGCAG CGAGACGTCAGTGTTGTCCCAGACACCTGCTGGAAACCCTCAGCTGATGGCCATACCCTCTGAGGTGGTGATGTCACCACTCAGTAGCATGGACGACACTCTGACCAATCACATCCTCGGTTCCAGCCTGAGTGACATCACCACCAAAGTGTCTTCAGATGAGGAGACACAGGAAGAAGTTGTAGGAGAAG CACCACGCATGCCGACAGCCGAGTCGTGTTCTGTCGCCTCGGCTCCATCAGAAAGTCCCGCCCCCTCTCAGACAG GCCCTGCATATGGTGTGGAGCGTGTGAGCTTGTCGCAGTGCGAGCAGGTCGCTGATGAGCTGAGACGGACGACGAGACAAGCCATGGACATGTTCAATCAC CTTGCTGCGACGACGTGTGGCGGCGAGCAGATGGAGGCCATCTTATGGGAAGCGTTTGAGCTGGTTGAGTCGGAACTCAAGGCGTTGATGCACGCGAGGCAACGGCGCACTCTGTGGCAATCTGGAAGATGA
- the wdr62 gene encoding WD repeat-containing protein 62 isoform X2 has protein sequence MAERADSGALYAAKRKQAARRKSRQGRHRTTGNRVRLEKVLGISTVSSSGLTSDPNSGLVAYPAGCVVVLLHPQTNKQSHIINTSRKPFSALAFSHDGKHLVTGESGHMPCVRVWEVGGGQVAEVQNHKYGVSCVAFSTSSCYIVSVGYQHDMNVCVWDWRKGSIIASNKVSSRVSAISFSQDNSYFVTAGHRHVKFWYLNASKEQQVNSTVPLIGRSGLLGDHNKCVFSGVACGRGRMASNTYCITSSALLCHFNASRQLEAWVDLETTSASCLVLTEDLIFCGCSGGIIRAFSSSNLHYITTLPRPHRQGVELMQPSPSSSKPAAHYPDTVALTYDATSGHLSCVYSDHSVYVWDVADVRNVKKLYSALYHSSCVWDLQVYPQLPDPSLACLPPSSFLTCSSDNTIRLWHADSAPRHNNLYSKDLLRILHVGGGAQHLQGDGDKSEAAGADGKPGIRVLGISPDGRHLATGDRGGNLRIFDLEFLDELVKIEAHDSEVLSLEFSPTSAGVKLLATASRDRLIHVFDVEKDYSLVQTLNDHSASIIALKFAGESPEVRMVSCGADKSIYFQTAERMAEEDVSFCRAHHVVEKVALHDMDLDSSRTHVAIACQDRNVRVYNVETGKLKKCLKGSTSDEGALLKLHLDPSGSFLATSSSDKNISILDYKSGECVATLFGHSEVVTCMKFSQDCRHLITVARDSCVFVWRLDSHMTSTMRSRRAPLATKAPSSIRRETFITTPSCLLAHVEEERAKLQTPARRSPEGPPPLQSNGKLPLWFRKLQGQTAGCLQAQPHPEHQVRNRWLEGMDPSTICLNFSTSPSRSPQEEGEVEEEVEEEAEIAGGDWTCSSSTTDRDFDVQHVSSLSLSKSGEEGVEPGWTSQLSPDSACFEGSGGSFEPQHDTDMDSLSQASSGPDEDEDEDQSSAPTEEKFDTDLRAMKPAEDRFFLNPRLSISTRFLSRFQHRLGGVPSKAATTVTIPSMISEDVGNTTVNSESLCAAATSDLTAKEGNSVTSNRSIIRRRRSSSMISRLHRHQPPRRRRTVVVFQCSQYATSRTLDTVQQGLPHLGYLGTTASSRAKASQDPPVGPAREEDKEQVLTCDLQTIRHDPHMDQSSSETSVLSQTPAGNPQLMAIPSEVVMSPLSSMDDTLTNHILGSSLSDITTKVSSDEETQEEVVGEAPRMPTAESCSVASAPSESPAPSQTGPAYGVERVSLSQCEQVADELRRTTRQAMDMFNHLAATTCGGEQMEAILWEAFELVESELKALMHARQRRTLWQSGR, from the exons gtGCGCCTTGAGAAAGTTCTTGGGATCAGCACAGTCAGCAGCAGTGGCTTGACCTCTGACCCAAACTCTGGGCTGGTTGCCTATCCCGCAGG GTGTGTGGTCGTGTTGCTCCACCCGCAGACCAACAAACAAAGTCACATTATCAACACGTCCAG AAAGCCTTTCAGTGCGCTGGCGTTTTCTCACGATGGCAAACATCTGGTCACTGGCGAG AGCGGTCACATGCcctgcgtgcgtgtgtgggagGTCGGCGGAGGTCAAGTTGCTGAAGTTCAGAATCATAAATATGGAGTTTCCTGTGTGGCCTTTTCCACCAGCAGCTGTTACATCGTCTCCGTGGGATACCAGCATgacatgaatgtgtgtgtgtgggactgGCGG AAGGGGTCAATCATTGCCTCTAATAAAGTGTCCAGCAGAGTGTCGGCCATCTCTTTCTCCCAGGATAACAGCTACTTTGTCACCGCTGGCCACAGACATGTCAAATTTTGGTACTTGAACGCCTCCAAGGAGCAGCAG GTCAACAGCACAGTTCCCCTTATTGGTCGGTCAGGGTTGCTGGGCGACCATAACAAGTGTGTCTTCAGTGGAGTGGCGTGTGGGCGTGGCCGCATGGCATCCAACACCTATTGCATCACCAGCTCTGCCTTGCTTTGTCATTTCAATGCCAGCCGGCAGCTTGAAGCCTGGGTTGACCTCGAG ACGACGTCGGCAAGCTGCCTGGTGCTGACCGAGGACTTGATTTTCTGTGGTTGTTCCGGTGGTATAATCCGAGCGTTCTCATCTTCAAACCTCCACTACATCACTACCCTCCCTCGACCTCACCGCCAGGGGGTGGAGCTTATGCAGCCCAG CCCTTCAAGTTCCAAACCTGCAGCCCACTATCCTGACACCGTGGCTCTGACGTATGACGCCACGTCCGGACACCTGAGCTGCGTGTACAGTGACCACAGCGTTTATGTTTGGGATGTTGCAGACGTGAGGAACGTGAAGAAACTGTACTCCGCTCTGTATCACAGCAGCTGTGTTTGGGACCTCCAG GTGTATCCACAGCTGCCAGATCCCTCTCTGGCTTGTCTGCCTCCTTCGTCCTTCCTCACCTGCTCATCCGACAACACCATCAGGCTGTGGCATGCTGACTCCGCCCCCCGACACAACAACCTCTACAGCAAA gACCTGCTGAGGATTTTACATGTGGGGGGCGGCGCGCAGCACCTCCAGGGGGATGGGGACAAGTCGGAGGCAGCAGGTGCTGATGGAAAGCCTGGGATCAGAGTCCTAGGGATCAGTCCCGATGGACGACACCTGGCGACTGGAGACCGCGGTGGAAACCTACG GATCTTTGATTTGGAGTTTCTGGATGAGCTGGTCAAGATTGAGGCGCACGACTCTGAGGTCTTGTCTCTGGAGTTCTCTCCCACTTCCGCAG GTGTGAAGCTGCTCGCGACCGCCAGCAGAGACCGACTCATTCACGTCTTTGACGTGGAGAAGGACTACAGTCTGGTACAGACGCTCAACGATCACTCCGCCTCCATCATCGCCCTCAAGTTTGCAG GTGAAAGTCCAGAGGTGCGGATGGTGAGCTGTGGAGCCGATAAGAGCATCTACTTCCAGACAGCTGAGCGG ATGGCAGAGGAGGACGTCTCCTTCTGCAGGGCACATCACGTGGTGGAAAAGGTAGCACTGCACGACATGGACTTGGACTCTTCAAGGACACACGTCGCTATTGCCTGTCAGGACAGAAATGTCCG ggtgTACAACGTGGAGACAGGAAAGCTAAAGAAATGTCTGAAAGGATCAACGAGTGACGAAGGAGCTTTGCTGAAG CTCCACTTGGATCCATCAGGCTCATTCCTCGCCACCAGCTCCTCTGACAAAAACATCTCCATCTTGGACTACAAGTCAGGAGAGTGCGTTGCCACCTTGTTTGGACATTCAG AGGTTGTGACGTGTATGAAATTCAGTCAAGACTGCAGACACCTCATCACCGTGGCCAGGGACAG TTGCGTGTTTGTGTGGCGGCTAGACTCCCACATGACCAGCACCATGAGAAGCAGACGGGCCCCGTTGGCGACAAAGGCCCCCAGCAGCATCAG GAGGGAAACCTTCATCACTACACCGTCCTGCTTGCTAGCTCACGTAGAGGAGGAGCGGGCAAAGCTCCAGACACCAGCCAGACGCAGCCCCGAAG GACCTCCGCCACTGCAATCCAACGGCAAGCTGCCCTTGTGGTTCCGAAAACTG CAAGGTCAGACTGCTGGCTGCCTCCAAGCCCAACCACATCCAGAACATCAAGTGCGGAATCGCTGGCTGGAAGGAATGGACCCTTCGACCATCTGCTTGAACTTCTCTACCAGTCCCAGCAGGAGCCCGCAGGAGGAAGGGGAGGTGGAAGAGGAGGTGGAAGAGGAGGCTGAG ATTGCAGGTGGTGACTGGACCTGCTCCTCGTCCACCACTGACAG GGATTTTGATGTCCAGCATGTGTCTTCTTTGAGCTTGTCAAAGAGCGGAGAAGAAGGGGTGGAGCCAGGTTGGACCAGTCAGCTGAGCCCGGACTCTGCCTGCTTTGAGGGGTCAGGAGGCAGTTTTGAGCCGCAGCACGACACCG ACATGGACTCTCTGAGTCAGGCCAGTTCAGGCCCGGAtgaggacgaggacgaggacCAAAGTTCTGCTCCAACTGAAG AAAAGTTTGACACTGATCTGCGCGCCATGAAGCCGGCTGAGGACAGATTCTTTTTGAACCCGCGCCTCAGCATCTCCACACGCTTCCTGTCCCGCTTTCAGCACCGCCTCGG GGGGGTGCCGAGCAAAGCCGCAACCACCGTCACCATTCCGAGCATGATATCAGAGGACGTCGGCAACACAACG GTGAATTCCGAGTCGCTCTGCGCCGCTGCGACGTCTGATCTGACAGCGAAAGAAGGAAACAGCG TGACATCTAACAGATCCATCATCCGACGGAGACGCTCCTCCTCCATGATCTCCCGTTTGCATCGCCATCAGCCACCACGCAGACGACGCACTGTGGTGGTCTTCCAATGCAGTCagt ATGCCACCTCCAGGACACTGGACACTGTCCAGCAGGGATTGCCACACCTCGGCTACCTGGGAACCACGGCCAGCTCCAGAGCCAAGGCCAGTCAGGACCCACCCGTCGGTCCGGCCCGAGAGGAGGACAAGGAGCAAGTCTTGACTTGTGACCTCCAGACCATCAGACATGATCCGCATATGGACCAGAGCAGCAG CGAGACGTCAGTGTTGTCCCAGACACCTGCTGGAAACCCTCAGCTGATGGCCATACCCTCTGAGGTGGTGATGTCACCACTCAGTAGCATGGACGACACTCTGACCAATCACATCCTCGGTTCCAGCCTGAGTGACATCACCACCAAAGTGTCTTCAGATGAGGAGACACAGGAAGAAGTTGTAGGAGAAG CACCACGCATGCCGACAGCCGAGTCGTGTTCTGTCGCCTCGGCTCCATCAGAAAGTCCCGCCCCCTCTCAGACAG GCCCTGCATATGGTGTGGAGCGTGTGAGCTTGTCGCAGTGCGAGCAGGTCGCTGATGAGCTGAGACGGACGACGAGACAAGCCATGGACATGTTCAATCAC CTTGCTGCGACGACGTGTGGCGGCGAGCAGATGGAGGCCATCTTATGGGAAGCGTTTGAGCTGGTTGAGTCGGAACTCAAGGCGTTGATGCACGCGAGGCAACGGCGCACTCTGTGGCAATCTGGAAGATGA